The following DNA comes from Candidatus Methanomethylophilaceae archaeon.
AATATCTCCATGTCGTCGCGCCTGGTGCCCCGGGTGTACTGGATTATCATTGCGGCACCCCCGCCCAGACGGTGGCCAGCGCGGTGAGGAGACATACCAGCCCGCGGCAGTAGTGCCGGAACTTCAGGGCGATCGCCGCCCCCACTATCTCCCCTGTGAGCGCCAGCGTCAGCCAGTTCGTCTGCAGGAACTCGATTATGGGGGACAGCGTGTCCCAGGCCCCTGCCACGGCTTCCGCCGTCTCCTCGATCTCGGTCGCATCCATGTTATCGATTCCCGAATGGTTTTCGGCATTTCATTCGCTGTTAATCTTCCGACAGGTTTTTTAATCGCGCAGGCGCTGGCGTATCCATGGACAGGAAATCCACGGCCCCGGATTCCAGGGACGTCCCCCCGTTCGGAGGGCTCGAATATGGTATCACGGACGAGGAGATCGAGCAGGACATGAAGCGCTACGCCTACGTGTTCGAGAACCTCAAGAAGTGCTGAGATGCGAGCTGCGTCTCAGCCATTCTTCCACTTCCTCCCTGTCGTAGACCCCTCTCGCGACGTCCCTCACGAAAAGGAGCGTCGCGTCGTTGTCGTTCAGTTCGTACCCTCCGCTTTTAAGTAGGCGAACGGCAAGCTCGAAGGCGGTCCGCTTGTTCCCCTCGATGAACGGGTGGAAGTTGGCGACGTAGTCTATCGCCAGCACAGCCTTGGAGATGCAGTCCTCGCAGTATTCCAGGC
Coding sequences within:
- a CDS encoding type II toxin-antitoxin system death-on-curing family toxin, with amino-acid sequence MLAIDYVANFHPFIEGNKRTAFELAVRLLKSGGYELNDNDATLLFVRDVARGVYDREEVEEWLRRSSHLSTS